The genomic region TATGTGCGCCACCTGCGGTTGCAGTGACTCTCACCACCATCACCATCATCCTCAGGATGATACTTCCCGTTTGTTACAGGTTGAAAAAGATCTTCTCGCAAAGAACGACCGCTATGCCGAAGCTAACCGCCAGTGGTTGGCCGAACGCGGCATTTTGGCCTTGAATCTGGTGGCCAGCCCCGGCGCCGGGAAGACATCCCTTTTGGTGCGGACGCTCCGGGATTTGGCGGCGGAAGCGCCCTTTGCGGTCATCGAGGGGGACCAGCAAACCTCGCTCGATGCCGACCGTATTCAAGCGGCCGGGGCGGCGGCGGTCCAGATCAATACCGGCAAGGGATGCCACTTGGATGCGCATCAGGTGGGTCACGCCTTGAGAGATCTCGATCCCGCGCCCGGTGCGGCGGTGATGATCGAAAACGTGGGTAATCTGGTGTGTCCTGCGGGCTTCGATTTGGG from Methylohalobius crimeensis 10Ki harbors:
- the hypB gene encoding hydrogenase nickel incorporation protein HypB encodes the protein MCATCGCSDSHHHHHHPQDDTSRLLQVEKDLLAKNDRYAEANRQWLAERGILALNLVASPGAGKTSLLVRTLRDLAAEAPFAVIEGDQQTSLDADRIQAAGAAAVQINTGKGCHLDAHQVGHALRDLDPAPGAAVMIENVGNLVCPAGFDLGEDGKVVVLSVTEGEDKPLKYPNMFHAARLMLLSKVDLLPHVDFDVQRCIAYARRINPDIEVVQVSAKTGEGLEDWYRWLRAMRETKTGKLAESA